DNA from Fusarium musae strain F31 chromosome 7, whole genome shotgun sequence:
AATCTTCGAGGTCCTTGGCCATAGTCGATAGGTTGCTAGACATGGTGTTCATGTTCTGGACATCTTTGCGGTTGGCAAAATTGCGCAGCGGATGCTCGATGTCTCTCTCGATGCGATCGGCAAGCTGATGATGCGAGTGGGCGATGTTTTCCGTCGAGTCGATGATTCTATTCCACGGCGCTTGGAAGACACTGCAGTTCTGTGAGTGATTGCGATACAAAGGCCTCAGGAGGGATGTTTACCCTAGCTCAGACTGGGAGTTGGGAACCTTGAAGGtagcaagcttcttgaggccCTGCACGTACTGATCCTCCACGCGACGGCGCTCCTGTGTGGAATTGGTTAGCGGGAAGTCGATGAGGCTCGCAGCTTGATGCCATGTCGTTGCGTAGCCATTGGCGGTTTGCGGGTTGTCGTACCTGGAGCCAGTCGGCAATTTCGGTGTTGACGCGGGACATGCGCTTCATTCGTTCGGTAAGAGTATGCACCGCCTGGCTGGGCTGAAGAGTTGCCTATTAAAGCGCATGAGAGTCAGCCAATGTTCAGCCTGGTATTGTATCGACTTTTGCCTCCATTGTCGCTCGTGGCGATAGAATTGGAGGTCGAGGGGATTTAGCTCACCAGCATGGCGGGATACTCGGCCCTGGCCATATCCTCCATGATGGGCAGCGCAAAGGATTACTGTAATTATGTATAGATGCGGATGAGGGAGTAGTGAATTAATTATAGGATTAATCGCTCGAGGACGAGATGCGCATGGCGGTTTCGGTTGAGCGAGAGGGGTCGGTCGAGATTCGGAGGTAGACAGACAAGTCGAGTTCGTTCGTATATGATGATGAGCTACGTAACAAAGGAGTTATCCGTAGCAGATCAGATGATTGTGATATTATCGGAAGAGTCGGACTCTGAGGGGTAGGTGAGTATTATTGCCACAGAAAGCGTAgatccaatgccaatgcaatgcgatgcgatgcgatgcagCCGAGGATGGACGGGGACGGGACACGAGGTTGGAAAACAAGACAGAGGAGTAACTTAATGCCTTGGCTGGGACGACAACGGCTAAAAAGGGCCCTGACCCAGAATAACTAGAGAGAGGCTGGCGCTGAAAGTGAGCGAAACAAGACAGGGCTGGCAGAGTCAGGTTtgtttgggcttgggctgggGTAGCTTAGCTTGGAGACGGTGGAGCTaagctaggggaggaaagaaaattcAGGACCTTGGCCCTgagtataaaaatatttagatGAATCTAGCCTAAACTTGGGGGACagtttgctgagtttattctGACACCCTACATCAAGGTcccatgttttcttgctccctgagccAAGTTAATGGGCAAAACGTTTGGTGGTTGGTTAATTTTCTCTAGAGGCCTTCGAGAAGTTCCCTAACAAAATAAGTTAGAGTCACGAGGCCACGACATGACCTCATAGTCTCGGTACTCAATAAATACTCTAATGAACCCTGATGAAGCATCATACTCAAGAATATTATAATGAAAAGATATTGATCTGTTCTGACTCTACAGGCATTGCATAACTAGGTATTATACCTCCcgctcctcgtcatcttggccttgtttcTGCTTTATGAAATAGCGGGCCTGTTCTCCATCTGCTTTTCCACCAgaaacaagatcctcaaaaCCTGAGACATCCCAGTAACAGAGGCTGATCTTTGCTCATTCTTACCGTCAGGCGGGGAAATTTTATCTATTGTGCTATAATCCTTTGACAGCAATTGACTTTTTAGATCCCAATTTGACCTGTCATCTATCTAAACAAACCCTGCAAAGCAAAAAACAATGGAACTACCGGAATGGAAAGCTGCCCTGACCATGTCTCAGCGCTATGAGACGATTCAAAGAATGTAAGTGGCCTAATGTCTAATGTACAAATACTAACTCCCGTAGACAAGCCTCCCTTGCTAGTATGAGTGAGGCCATCGCCATAGAACAGGCCGCCTACCAAATCGCTTCTACTCAGGTGCGCCCAACTTCAGCGGTCCAGAACTCGCGGATCCGCTGACATGGCCTAGGACGAGTATAATCTCGCCTGTCAGCCAACCTCGACACCGACGCCTTCGCCTccccaggaggaagaggagggtgaCTCTGGGATACGCATTGGGCCGTATGGGAACTGTAGACCTGTCTCGGATGGTGTAACTTCAGAGGTCTTTCGTTCGGGTGATAAGGCGCTTAAAGTCATTGTGACTTATCAGGATATCGAGCCGCATAATCCGCAGAGGGAGGCCAGGATACTCAAGGGATTGAGAGAACCGTGTATTCCCCTCCTCGAAACGTTTCGCGATCAGGAGCAGAGATTTGTTCTCGTCTTTCCGTTCATGCCATATACTCTGGCAGACCTTCTCGCCAACGGTCCTTTACCGCTTGATGCCGTCCGATCTATCTTTCGAGATGTCTTGCACGCTCTGAAAGATATACACGCTCAAGGCATCATTCACCGAGACATCAAACCGTCTGCAATCCtcctctcatcttcaaccgGCCCAGCATATCTCTCCGACTTTGGCACAGCATGGCATCCCGAGCTATCAACCCAATCAGAACCAGCAGACGATAAAATCCTCGACATCGGAACAGGCCCTTACCGCGCGATAGAAGTTCTCTTTGGACATAAATCCTATGGTCCAGAGGTTGATATGTGGGGAGTAGGAGTCATGCTTTCAGAAGCACTCCGCGATCCTCCAACCCCTATATTTGAGTCTCGCGCTGTCCATGAAGATGGCAATCAGCTTGGTCTTATCCTCAGCGTCTTCAAGACCATTGGTACGCCCACGCCTGAGACATGGCCCGAGGCAAAACAGTTCAAGGTCGCACCTTTCGAGCTCTGGACTGTCTTCCCCGCCCGGCCTTGGGAAGAGCTTCTTCCCAATGTAGACCTTGACTTTATTGATCTCGTATCATCGCTGCTTCGCTACGACAGTCAACGACTTACCGCTGAACAGGTCAGTCTCAATTCACTTCCCGTCCTAGCAACATAACTGACAGATAACCCAAGGCTCTTGCCCACAAAGCCTTGGCCGTAAACCCCTGAGGTCAATTGGCAGAGCATCATATCACTGAAGTGCTAGCGTTGCCTTCCAACAATGAACAATTCACCGTCGTATCCATTGCCAATGCTAGACCCTGCCTCGTTTAATCTTTATAACCCGACCGAAATTCTTCGCGTCAACCAATCTCATTGATTCACTACTACACGCACAAACAAGAACACAACGCATCCAAAACGCTTTCGCACGTAAAACAACACTATAACGCactataaataaatacaCGCTCCAATTACGCTCCAAAGACACTCCAAACAGACACAATGGGCACCCCTGAAGGCATGCACTCCACGTTCTTCTCTCAACATCCCTAACATCAACCAGATAACAACAAAACCATCCCCTCCGAGGTCGATCAGTTCAAGAACTCTCCTAAGCGCGATAATGCCGAGAATGATAAGGCTGAGAGCTCCGAAAAGAACGAAAACACTGTCAAGCAGGATGACAAGCAGAGTGGATGTGTGGAGAACAAGGAAGATGGTGGTGCaaagcttgttgaggagagCTCCGACAACGAGGAGGGGGATGCGGATGATGAGAAAGGCAGGAATGTGAAGCTGACCGAAAAGGGCTCGGACATCGAAGAGGACTCGGACAACGAAGATGGCGGTGGCAAAGTGTAGACGCACCATTGACCATATCTCTACCAGGACACAACATTGAATGCTAATACAAAACTTTTTATTCTATCTTCTATACTATACTATGATACTCCTCCTAACCCTGCCTTCTCTTCGTATCCGAACCCAGATAGTCAATTGGATTTCGACACAGCGGGCACGTATTCTGGTTACTGCTCTGGAACCACTTGTACAAACACGTCCTGTGGAACAAGTTCTTGCAAGTAGTACATCTCTTATCGGGCATGCGCTTGTCAGTCGAGATAATGCTGTAGCAAATAGCACACTCGCTCTGCCCCTTAAGCGCACCGAGAATGTTTCGCTTGAAGACTTGAAGACCATCGATGATGTTGCCGTTGGAGAAGGTGATGACACCCTGTGTCGTCATGATCCAACTCTGCCACTTCTTCTCATTGACAGCGACACGGTTTAGACTCTGTACAGAGACATTCTCGATGGGGTAGTTCTGAGGGATCTTGATGGCAATTGCTGCTTGATCCTCGTCGACTTCATAGCCAGCTATGATTTCTCTGGAGGATCGCGCGACACGTACAACAAGTTCTTTCTCGTCCATAGCAGGAGGCTCCTGGCTATCAGCCCACTTTTGGACTTCATCTAGGACGTCTGAGACTATGATGGGTGAGAAGTACTTGGTTGTCCACGACTCAACAGCGATTCGTGTCTGCTTCGAGCGACAGTCGATGTACCAAGCACGGAACAAGCCAGGTGTGTACTTGTGAAGAAGGTAGAAGAGATGAACCAATAGCCACTGCATGTCCTTCTCCTCGGGCTCCGACTCTGCCAATTTGACATCATAGTCTTGGATGTGCTCTGAAGTGAGGTTGACCTTTTCTAACTTCAACGGATGAGCAGCTGAGTGACCTAGCACATCAAACATGAAGTCTAGCAGTGGCCCTACGCAATTATCTTGCTTAAGGTTGTCGGTAAAGTCGTTTCGGATCTTGAACGATGATGTCGAGTAAGCATCAAAGACAAGCTTCCAGGAGAGGAGGTATGAGCGGATAGGTGAGGGAAATTCGGCGAGCATTTCGTCTGAGTACTTTTCGAGCGTAGGGGCGTCAAGAAGAAGTGAGAGGAGTTCGTCAGGGAGTCGGGCGTCTGAGACTGTCAATTCCTGGTCCTCATGGTGTAGACCGTTACACATACCTGTCTTTTCCAGCAAAGCATCAATGGActtctgctgttgctgttcaGGAAGAGCTTGGTGAAGCAGGTTAAACGCAGCTGTCTGGATGTCCCGCGATTCCGACGCCACCAAGCCAAAGATATCAGACAGATCAGGCACATGTCGCAGAGAGATCTTCTGGGCCTCTCGGCAAAGCATGGCATCCACAATCTCAAGTGGCTGAGAGCGAGTATCTCGAGGAAGTCGCAGCAGCTCAATCAACGCCCTAGGCTTGGCACTGGCGTACTCCTTCAGGGCATCCTCAAGATCGTCGTTAGGCTCCTGCAAAGACTCAATTGTCTTGAATAACTTGAGTGAGGAGTGAATGAAGGGAAGAGCCTCGTTCAACTCGAACTCGTGTGCACGGTTCCACAGCGATATGCAAAACTCGATAGTCTTTTCCCAGTAAGATCCGTAAACGTCCTTCATACAAGGTAGCAGTTTGTTCAATGCCCGACAAATCTCGGCACAGAGAGCCGGGCTCAAGCTCTCGGGCTCGTCAAGCCAAGAGGTGATTTGACGAACGGCAAAAACGATTCGGTTGTTAGCGACTGGCATTTCGCCCGCCTCGTAAATCTGAGCACATTGAgacagaagaacaagagtcaTCAACGTCTTGTCACTATCTGCCTTGGCTCCTGCGATCTCACTCACGACCTTGTTGCAGAAGTTGTTTGCAATCTTGGATGGCTGCAGAGTCTCGCCAAACCCAGTAATGATAGCCGAAGCCGGCAGGACGGTAGTAGGGCTAATCTTGAGAACATCAGGCTTCAGAAGAGCATCTTCGAAACTGGATGATGCCCCATGTGCCTCAGCTAGGAATTGAACAAGCTCACTGAGTGCACGTGCACTGTATAGACCTCTGGGTGTCAGCTCCTGAGAGTGTTCGGTCAACAGATCAATAAGGTCTTGGATGATCGGCTTCTCTTCTGAGTCGCTCCAGGCGCtagcatcaacagccaatTGATTCAAGATCCCACGTGTCTTGGAGACGAACTCTTCGGCCTGTGCACTTCCTTCAGCATGCTTCAGAGTCTGCCACAATCGGTTCTCCTCCATACAGGTGATTTGATCAGAGATGAGCTGCACAGTCAGACACTGAAGATACAACAACTCAAGCTGGAAGGGTTTGGGCAACTGAGACAGTGGAAGCTTCTCCGAAAGCTGAGACACATAAAGAGCCATCCTTGCAGGAATGGCACGTCCCTTTCTGTCCCGATAAATTCTTAGGTTGGCAGATCGAGGAGCTCCTTTTACcagagcagcagcaccacCGATGCTATTAGTAATTGATAGAGCAGGATTGACGGACAGTTCCAACAATGGCGCGAGCTCCTTCATCCACACGTTGGTGCTTGGAAAGAGCTCTTCAGAGGGGATATCACTCGAGACCGCGTTGTATGCTTGTGACACCAACGTGTTAATGTCCAGAGACTGCGTTCCCGCTCGTTCGAGGTTGGCCTGAacgacagcaacaacaggTAACTTTCCGTCAGTGTGAGTATCGAGAAGATTGCGGATGGCAGTCGCCTTTGAAGAAATAGTGGAATCTTCAAGCTCAGAGAGACCGAGAAGCAGAGCTACCAATGTTGTGTGAACGCGCTCATCGCGGGAGAACAGCTCTGGTCGGCCCTTGGCAGTAATCTCCAAGGCTTGGAGGGTTGATTCCGTCTTCGAAGGCTCCTTCTCAAGGATTTCGACAAGAGCTTGAACAAGGTCTCGGTAATTGCTGTCGGTAAGAGTCTGATATGTGACAGCAGCCTCCAACAATTCCCAATCGTTGCTACCACCGACCGCCAAAAGAATAGCCTGGCCGATAATGTGCTTTTGCAAGTCCATGTTTCCCTTGGCGAGAACAGCTCCTCTATCGTTGGAGATCAGTGATGCAAGGGCGACGTCACGAGTAGCCTCTGATGGTAGATCGAGGACAGCCTCGACCCAAGAGTTCCAGATAGGTGCGAATTGGGTCGACACAGAGCCGAAAAGATGAAGCGAGGAGAGAAGGTATCTTGAAGAGGGCGAAGTGACAGCtttggcagcatcttcaCGAGCCAAAGCAGTGAAGAACGTCGAGAGCATTACAGCCCCTTCACCGTCGAATAAGCGAGGTGCCATACTCAATGCATATTCGATGATTCGAGCTGCACCAAATGGCTTCAAGTTCCGGCTCTCCAGCAGTGTGATACTCTGAGAAATGGCCTTGAGGGAGGGTTGAGCCGTGTGGTCTGGCACGTCTTCCTCCAGATCACCTATCTTTTCCTCAATCTGGCCCACGAGACCGAACCACCGTCGACCTTCCTCAGAGATCTTTTCTTGAGATTGCTGGTACTCCCGCGAAACCTCTGGCAATGATCCGGAGATCTTGGCACAGAAGACACTGGCGAGGCGGTCCCATTCTTCCTTGGACGCGGATACCACGGATGGTGACGCTTGGACAGTGGCGATGTAGGCTTCGACCAGGACGGAAATCGCGTTTGGACCAAGCGGTATAGCTACAGTCTTTTCTGATACCGAGAATAAGAACTGCTCAATAAGAGGAAAGAGGTGTTCCTGCACAAATGGTAGTTGGTCCTCGGCTGGgaggttcttgaggagaCGCTTGGCTGTGTCGATGAAGCACTTCCATGCATAAGAAGTGTTCGTTCGAGGCTCATCGCGATGTGTGATGCCAGACTTGAGAGAGGACAAAAATTGAGAAGCGACCTCGGGTGTGATCAAATCCGATGGCAGAACCATCAGAAGCTGATCTAAGTACTCCCAAAACTTGGGCGGACTTCCTTGAGATCCCTTTGCAACGAATGCCTGCAGCCTGCCAAGAGGAGACTTTGGACCGGTCGGTGTCTTCGTCGATGTCCAAACATCGGGATATGTTTGGGTCATTTTTGTCAGCGCTCGCACATATTCGAGCGCCGAGCCAGCTTGGTTGGTCTTTAGACCTCCTGTGATGAAGGCTTGCTTGACCTTCGCATCATCGGCATATGGCAACTTCCGGTCGATGGTGGCGAACAGCAGCTGACATACTGTCTTCCTGACCGACGAGTCATTGAAAGTAATGGTCTTCCAAACGTTTTCCTCTGCAAAAAAGTCATCGTATCGAGATTGCAACTTCTCCAGGTGACTTGGCTCGACCTTTTGTAGTAGACTCAAGACAAGTGACAAGCTAGCAGTAACAACCCGGTAATACTTTGCCTCGGCATCCTCCGCCGTCGTTGATCGTTCATCGCTCAGGGTATCTTGTGTTTCCTGGATAGCATCAATGGCATAGTCAAGGATCTGGCCCTGGCACTTGGTCCAAAACGCAAGGACCTTTTCA
Protein-coding regions in this window:
- a CDS encoding hypothetical protein (EggNog:ENOG41), whose protein sequence is MELPEWKAALTMSQRYETIQRIQASLASMSEAIAIEQAAYQIASTQDEYNLACQPTSTPTPSPPQEEEEGDSGIRIGPYGNCRPVSDGVTSEVFRSGDKALKVIVTYQDIEPHNPQREARILKGLREPCIPLLETFRDQEQRFVLVFPFMPYTLADLLANGPLPLDAVRSIFRDVLHALKDIHAQGIIHRDIKPSAILLSSSTGPAYLSDFGTAWHPELSTQSEPADDKILDIGTGPYRAIEVLFGHKSYGPEVDMWGVGVMLSEALRDPPTPIFESRAVHEDGNQLGLILSVFKTIGTPTPETWPEAKQFKVAPFELWTVFPARPWEELLPNVDLDFIDLVSSLLRYDSQRLTAEQVDQFKNSPKRDNAENDKAESSEKNENTVKQDDKQSGCVENKEDGGAKLVEESSDNEEGDADDEKGRNVKLTEKGSDIEEDSDNEDGGGKV
- a CDS encoding hypothetical protein (BUSCO:EOG09260274); this encodes MKRSQGKPTGRGLEGPRSGFSGFGGFGTAGSGTSLSYLAEPPSFAAVSDPNVVVSLKNILKKDSTTKAKALEELLAYVQAHPFDKDGGVEEDILDVWVQIYPRTSIDNSRRVRELTHNLQFELMKSARKRFERHLPKIVGAWLAGLYDRDRVVARAASDGLTSFLNTPEKVLAFWTKCQGQILDYAIDAIQETQDTLSDERSTTAEDAEAKYYRVVTASLSLVLSLLQKVEPSHLEKLQSRYDDFFAEENVWKTITFNDSSVRKTVCQLLFATIDRKLPYADDAKVKQAFITGGLKTNQAGSALEYVRALTKMTQTYPDVWTSTKTPTGPKSPLGRLQAFVAKGSQGSPPKFWEYLDQLLMVLPSDLITPEVASQFLSSLKSGITHRDEPRTNTSYAWKCFIDTAKRLLKNLPAEDQLPFVQEHLFPLIEQFLFSVSEKTVAIPLGPNAISVLVEAYIATVQASPSVVSASKEEWDRLASVFCAKISGSLPEVSREYQQSQEKISEEGRRWFGLVGQIEEKIGDLEEDVPDHTAQPSLKAISQSITLLESRNLKPFGAARIIEYALSMAPRLFDGEGAVMLSTFFTALAREDAAKAVTSPSSRYLLSSLHLFGSVSTQFAPIWNSWVEAVLDLPSEATRDVALASLISNDRGAVLAKGNMDLQKHIIGQAILLAVGGSNDWELLEAAVTYQTLTDSNYRDLVQALVEILEKEPSKTESTLQALEITAKGRPELFSRDERVHTTLVALLLGLSELEDSTISSKATAIRNLLDTHTDGKLPVVAVVQANLERAGTQSLDINTLVSQAYNAVSSDIPSEELFPSTNVWMKELAPLLELSVNPALSITNSIGGAAALVKGAPRSANLRIYRDRKGRAIPARMALYVSQLSEKLPLSQLPKPFQLELLYLQCLTVQLISDQITCMEENRLWQTLKHAEGSAQAEEFVSKTRGILNQLAVDASAWSDSEEKPIIQDLIDLLTEHSQELTPRGLYSARALSELVQFLAEAHGASSSFEDALLKPDVLKISPTTVLPASAIITGFGETLQPSKIANNFCNKVVSEIAGAKADSDKTLMTLVLLSQCAQIYEAGEMPVANNRIVFAVRQITSWLDEPESLSPALCAEICRALNKLLPCMKDVYGSYWEKTIEFCISLWNRAHEFELNEALPFIHSSLKLFKTIESLQEPNDDLEDALKEYASAKPRALIELLRLPRDTRSQPLEIVDAMLCREAQKISLRHVPDLSDIFGLVASESRDIQTAAFNLLHQALPEQQQQKSIDALLEKTGMCNGLHHEDQELTVSDARLPDELLSLLLDAPTLEKYSDEMLAEFPSPIRSYLLSWKLVFDAYSTSSFKIRNDFTDNLKQDNCVGPLLDFMFDVLGHSAAHPLKLEKVNLTSEHIQDYDVKLAESEPEEKDMQWLLVHLFYLLHKYTPGLFRAWYIDCRSKQTRIAVESWTTKYFSPIIVSDVLDEVQKWADSQEPPAMDEKELVVRVARSSREIIAGYEVDEDQAAIAIKIPQNYPIENVSVQSLNRVAVNEKKWQSWIMTTQGVITFSNGNIIDGLQVFKRNILGALKGQSECAICYSIISTDKRMPDKRCTTCKNLFHRTCLYKWFQSSNQNTCPLCRNPIDYLGSDTKRRQG